The following coding sequences lie in one Arachis ipaensis cultivar K30076 chromosome B05, Araip1.1, whole genome shotgun sequence genomic window:
- the LOC107641239 gene encoding cytochrome P450 CYP736A12-like produces the protein MLPIIPAWFLLVGFILFILSTTILFRKLSQQKQKEPPPPPGPPAWPVVGHLHMLSGELPHRIIETLSKKHGPIMSLRLGQVPTVVISSPELFELFLKKHDTVFASRPHLEASKYFSYGYKGMIYSEYGPYWRNMRKVCTLQLLTASKVESFAPLRKLELGKAVKTVAKAAEDGKVVNLSEVVHSVIEDVVYKMVLGCNKDDKFDLKELIHEMVILAGKFNVTDCVPWLGPLDLQGLRRKFKKLSKQVDELLEKIIKDHEHASSDAHNSNEKHSNKDFVDMLLSQMHQPIDPYDEQNHVIDRTNIKAIVLDMILAAFDTSTTLVLWALSELLRNPRVMKKLQEELRNVIGMNKLVEEVDLPKLSYLDMVIKETLRLHPAGPFISRKSMEDIVIHNYYIKKSSRILVNLWAIGRDPKVWSNNALEFYPERFLNKNVDLRGYDFELIPFGSGRRGCPGIQLGLVTVKLVVSQFVHCFDWKLPWGMSPNELDMTEKHGVTTPRVKDLLAVPTSRLLRILAQDETSK, from the exons ATGTTACCAATAATCCCAGCATGGTTCCTTCTTGTAGGGTTTATATTATTCATCCTCTCCACCACCATATTATTTCGGAAACTGAGCCAACAAAAACAGaaagaaccaccaccaccaccgggTCCACCGGCTTGGCCGGTAGTAGGTCACCTCCACATGTTATCAGGTGAACTTCCCCACCGCATCATTGAAACCTTGTCCAAAAAACATGGTCCCATAATGTCTCTACGACTGGGACAAGTCCCAACCGTCGTGATCTCCTCCCCGGAATTGTTTGAGCTCTTCCTCAAGAAACACGACACCGTTTTTGCCAGCCGGCCTCACCTCGAAGCTTCCAAGTACTTTTCTTATGGCTACAAGGGCATGATATACTCCGAGTACGGTCCCTATTGGCGAAACATGAGGAAAGTGTGCACCTTGCAACTTCTGACTGCATCCAAAGTGGAGTCCTTCGCACCTTTGAGGAAGTTGGAGCTCGGAAAAGCGGTTAAAACGGTTGCCAAAGCCGCGGAGGATGGTAAGGTTGTGAACCTCAGTGAGGTGGTTCATAGCGTTATCGAGGATGTTGTGTATAAAATGGTTTTGGGGTGTAACAAAGATGACAAGTTTGATTTGAAGGAACTTATTCATGAAATGGTGATCTTGGCTGGAAAATTTAATGTTACAGATTGTGTGCCTTGGCTTGGACCATTGGATTTACAG GGACTTAGACGAAAATTCAAAAAACTCAGTAAACAAGTTGACGAACTTCTTGAGAAAATAATCAAGGATCATGAACATGCTTCTTCGGACGCTCACAACAGCAATGAAAAACATAGTAACAAGGACTTTGTGGACATGTTACTCTCACAGATGCACCAACCAATTGACCCTTACGACGAACAAAATCATGTCATTGATCGCACCAACATAAAGGCTATTGTGTTAGACATGATCTTGGCGGCATTCGACACTTCCACGACACTTGTTTTGTGGGCTTTATCCGAACTCTTAAGGAATCCAAGGGTGATGAAGAAGCTTCAAGAAGAGCTAAGAAATGTGATTGGAATGAACAAGCTAGTGGAAGAGGTTGATTTACCAAAGTTGAGTTACTTAGACATGGTGATTAAAGAGACGCTAAGATTACACCCTGCAGGACCGTTTATTTCCCGGAAATCAATGGAAGACATTGTGATTCATAATTATTACATCAAGAAATCTTCGAGGATACTTGTGAATTTATGGGCAATAGGGCGAGATCCTAAGGTATGGTCGAATAATGCGCTTGAATTTTATCCTGAGAGATTCTTGAATAAGAACGTGGATCTTCGTGGTTATGACTTTGAGTTAATACCATTTGGTTCTGGTCGTAGAGGGTGTCCTGGGATTCAATTGGGTCTTGTTACGGTTAAACTTGTCGTGTCTCAGTTTGTGCATTGCTTTGATTGGAAACTTCCATGGGGTATGAGTCCTAATGAATTAGACATGACTGAAAAACATGGCGTAACAACCCCAAGAGTCAAGGATTTGCTTGCTGTGCCAACGTCTCGTCTTCTTAGAATATTGGCACAAGATGAAACAAGCAAATAA